A genome region from Triticum aestivum cultivar Chinese Spring chromosome 2B, IWGSC CS RefSeq v2.1, whole genome shotgun sequence includes the following:
- the LOC123040763 gene encoding NADH dehydrogenase [ubiquinone] iron-sulfur protein 3-like, with protein MDNQSIFQYSWEILPKKWVHKMKRSEHGNRSYTNTDYPFPLLCFLKWHTYTRVQVSIDICGVDHPSRKRRFEVVHNLLSTRYNSRIRVQTSADEVTRISPVVSLFPSAGRWEREVWDMSGVSSINHPDLRRISTDYGFEGHPLRKDFPLGGYVEVRYDDPEKHVVSEPIEMTQEFRYFDFASPWEQCSDG; from the coding sequence aTGGATAACCAATCCATTTTCCAATATAGTTGGGAGATTTTACCCAAGAAATGGGTACATAAAATGAAAAGATCGGAACATGGGAATAGATCTTATACCAATACTGACTACCCATTTCCATTGTTGTGCTTTCTAAAATGGCATACCTATACAAGGGTTCAAGTTTCGATCGATATTTGCGGAGTGGATCATCCCTCTCGAAAACGAAGATTTGAAGTCGTCCATAATTTACTGAGTACTCGGTATAACTCACGCATTCGTGTACAAACAAGTGCAGACGAAGTAACACGAATATCTCCGGTAGTCAGTCTATTTCCATCAGCCGGCCGGTGGGAGCGAGAAGTATGGGATATGTCTGGTGTTTCTTCCATCAATCATCCGGATTTACGCCGTATATCAACAGATTATGGTTTCGAGGGTCATCCATTACGAAAAGACTTTCCTCTAGGTGGATATGTGGAAGTACGCTATGATGATCCAGAGAAACATGTGGTTTCTGAACCCATTGAGATGACCCAAGAATTTCGCTATTTCGATTTTGCTAGTCCTTGGGAACAGTGTAGCGATGGATAA
- the LOC123040764 gene encoding NADH-ubiquinone oxidoreductase chain 2, producing the protein MIYGSTGATHFDQLAKILTGYEITGARSRCIFMGILFIAVGFLFKITAVPFHMWAPDIYEGSPTPVTAFLSIAPKISISANMSRVSIVASYGGTLQQIFFFCSIASMILGALAAMAQTKVKRPLAHSSIGHVGYIRTGFSCGTIEGIQSLLIGIFIYASMTIDAFAIVPALRQTRVKYIADLGALAKTNPISAMTFSITMFSYAGIPPLAGFCSKFYLFFAALGCGAYFLAPVGVVTSIIGRWAAGRLP; encoded by the exons ATGATCTATGGGTCTACTGGAGCTACCCACTTCGATCAATTAGCCAAGATTTTGACCGGATACGAAATCACTGGTGCTCGATCTCGTTGTATTTTTATGGGGATTCTTTTTATCGCTGTAGGATTCCTATTCAAGATTACTGCAGTTCCTTTTC ATATGTGGGCACCTGATATCTATGAGGGTTCACCCACCCCGGTGACAGCATTCCTTTCTATTGCGCCTAAAATCTCTATTTCTGCAAATATGTCACgtgtttctattgttgcttccTATGGGGGTACATTACAACAAATCTTCTTTTTCTGCAGCATTGCTTCTATGATCTTAGGAGCACTGGCCGCCATGGCCCAAACGAAAGTCAAAAGACCTCTAGCTCATAGTTCGATTGGACATGTAGGTTATATTCGTACTGGTTTCTCATGTGGAACCATAGAAGGAATTCAATCACTACTAATTGGTATATTTATTTATGCATCAATGACGATAGATGCATTCGCCATAGTTCCAGCATTACGGCAAACCCGTGTCAAATATATAGCGGATTTGGGCGCTCTAGCCAAAACGAATCCTATTTCGGCTATGACCTTCTCCATTACAATGTTCTCATACGCAGGAATACCCCCGTTAGCCGGCTTTTGTAGCAAATTCTATTTGTTCTTCGCCGCTTTGGGTTGTGGGGCTTACTTCCTAGCCCCAGTGGGAGTAGTGACTAGCATTATAGGTCGTTGGGCGGCCGGAAGGTTGCCATAA